The following proteins are encoded in a genomic region of Catellatospora sp. TT07R-123:
- a CDS encoding CU044_2847 family protein, which yields MPILEFSTADGGHVYVEGEVLDMPTGPQRASPRGKAIVVVGRAFGEALGQARDAAVEALRTFRQGDLDPDEIELEFGVRLTAEAGAVIAKTAAEGSLTVRLRWEGKRSSNNE from the coding sequence ATGCCGATACTCGAGTTCAGCACCGCCGACGGAGGTCATGTGTACGTCGAGGGCGAGGTGTTGGACATGCCGACCGGACCCCAGCGGGCCTCGCCTCGGGGTAAGGCCATCGTCGTGGTCGGGCGCGCTTTCGGCGAGGCGCTCGGCCAGGCGCGTGACGCCGCGGTCGAGGCCCTCCGCACGTTCCGGCAGGGCGACCTCGACCCCGACGAGATCGAGTTGGAGTTCGGCGTACGCCTGACCGCAGAGGCTGGGGCGGTGATCGCCAAGACCGCCGCTGAAGGCAGCCTGACCGTCAGGCTGCGCTGGGAGGGCAAGCGGAGCAGCAACAATGAGTGA
- a CDS encoding ABC transporter substrate-binding protein, producing MTVRVRPHPVGMLTAVIMAMAGLTGCNTGGAPGKLVVLGSWTGGEQQVFQAVLDEFGAQHGVEVDYQGTRDVSQALRSLIEEGQSPDVVIMPSAGDLAAHQAEFRSLEFLETAPEDSPNRMLRDANRPYAIAVKTTLKSIVWFDPRVDQEFVQHPPANWSELRSAAAAASALRDRAGWCIGLGATSQAGWAGTDWIEDILLHQAGPGEYADWASGRLSWTSPSVEKAWETFGGLFAPENMVLGGRTGALLTTYDVAGTPLLQRRCRFHHQGSFMAGLLAASGSPAVGAPESPAGSPGARASFDFFPFPESESRQGSKVFEVSSDFAALMTDDQNAVELLRYLTPAAGAQRLWFEQGGASAVPADGDHGLINDKLAALANASTLCLDASDTMPPELAAAFERAVLEFVAGKAELKGLLRQLEELSRPFHPPQQSESWSSQCVAHAP from the coding sequence GTGACCGTGCGAGTGCGGCCGCATCCGGTGGGGATGCTGACAGCAGTGATCATGGCAATGGCCGGCCTGACGGGCTGCAACACCGGCGGCGCTCCTGGAAAGCTGGTGGTTCTGGGCTCCTGGACCGGCGGCGAGCAGCAGGTCTTCCAAGCGGTCCTGGACGAGTTCGGGGCACAGCACGGTGTCGAAGTCGACTACCAGGGCACCCGAGACGTCTCGCAGGCCCTGCGCTCGCTGATCGAGGAAGGGCAGTCGCCGGACGTGGTGATCATGCCGTCCGCGGGGGACCTGGCAGCCCACCAAGCGGAGTTCCGCTCACTCGAGTTCCTGGAGACAGCGCCTGAGGACTCGCCGAACCGCATGCTGCGCGACGCGAACCGGCCCTACGCGATCGCCGTCAAGACCACGTTGAAGAGCATCGTCTGGTTCGATCCTCGCGTAGATCAGGAGTTCGTTCAGCACCCACCGGCCAACTGGAGCGAGCTCCGTTCGGCCGCCGCCGCCGCGTCGGCCCTGCGCGACCGCGCGGGCTGGTGCATAGGTCTGGGTGCCACCTCGCAGGCCGGCTGGGCGGGAACAGACTGGATCGAGGACATCCTGTTGCACCAGGCCGGACCCGGCGAGTACGCCGACTGGGCCTCGGGCCGCCTCTCCTGGACATCGCCGAGTGTCGAAAAGGCATGGGAGACGTTCGGCGGGCTCTTCGCGCCCGAGAATATGGTTCTCGGTGGGCGCACAGGTGCGCTCCTCACCACTTACGACGTGGCCGGCACGCCTCTCCTGCAGCGGCGTTGCCGGTTCCATCATCAAGGCTCCTTTATGGCCGGCCTGCTGGCAGCCTCCGGGTCGCCGGCCGTGGGCGCGCCCGAATCGCCCGCAGGCAGCCCTGGAGCTCGTGCCAGCTTCGATTTCTTCCCATTCCCGGAGTCCGAGAGCCGGCAAGGCTCCAAGGTCTTCGAGGTCTCATCCGACTTCGCCGCGCTGATGACCGACGACCAGAATGCCGTCGAACTTCTGCGATATCTGACACCTGCGGCAGGTGCGCAGCGGCTCTGGTTCGAACAGGGCGGAGCATCGGCGGTTCCGGCCGATGGCGACCATGGCCTGATCAACGACAAGCTCGCCGCTCTCGCCAACGCGAGCACGCTCTGCCTCGACGCGTCCGACACGATGCCTCCGGAACTGGCCGCCGCGTTCGAGCGGGCCGTCCTCGAATTCGTTGCAGGCAAGGCTGAACTGAAAGGCCTGCTCCGTCAGCTTGAAGAACTGAGCCGGCCCTTCCATCCTCCCCAGCAAAGCGAAAGCTGGAGTTCGCAGTGCGTCGCCCATGCCCCCTGA